In Staphylococcus lloydii, the following proteins share a genomic window:
- a CDS encoding cysteine desulfurase, with amino-acid sequence MTESLNVQEIIKDFPILNQQVNGKRLAYLDTTATSQTPVQVLNVLDEYYKKYNSNVHRGVHTLGSLATDAYEGARETVRRFINARYFEEIIFTRGTTASINVVARSYGDANLQPGDEIVVTEMEHHANIVPWQQLAKRTNAKLKFIPMTAEGELDIEDVKATINDNTKIVAIAHVSNVLGTINDVKAITEVAHEHGAVISVDGAQAAPHSALDMQDLDVDFYSFSGHKMLGPTGIGVLYGKRKLLQEMEPVEFGGDMIDFVSNYDATWADLPTKFEAGTPLIAQAIGLGEAIKYLENLGFDAIHEHEKQLTEYAYEQMSTVDGIEIYGPPKERRAGVITFNIKDIHPHDVATAVDTEGVAVRAGHHCAQPLMKWLNQSSTARASFYIYNTTEDIDQLVEALKQTKEFFSYEF; translated from the coding sequence GTGACCGAATCATTAAATGTTCAAGAAATTATTAAAGACTTTCCTATTTTGAACCAACAAGTTAATGGGAAACGTCTCGCTTATTTGGATACTACAGCAACAAGTCAAACGCCCGTGCAAGTATTAAACGTACTTGACGAGTATTATAAAAAATATAATTCTAACGTTCATCGTGGTGTACACACATTAGGTTCATTAGCTACTGATGCTTATGAAGGTGCACGTGAAACAGTTAGACGTTTTATTAATGCACGTTACTTCGAAGAAATTATTTTCACACGTGGTACGACAGCATCAATTAATGTGGTTGCACGTAGTTATGGTGATGCTAATTTACAACCTGGAGATGAAATTGTTGTTACCGAAATGGAACATCATGCCAATATCGTGCCATGGCAACAATTAGCAAAAAGAACTAATGCCAAGCTTAAATTTATTCCAATGACAGCTGAAGGCGAACTAGATATCGAAGATGTTAAAGCAACAATCAATGATAATACTAAAATTGTAGCTATCGCTCACGTATCGAACGTATTAGGTACAATCAATGATGTTAAAGCAATAACTGAAGTAGCACATGAACATGGTGCTGTTATAAGTGTTGATGGCGCACAAGCTGCACCTCATTCTGCTTTAGATATGCAAGATTTAGATGTAGACTTTTATAGTTTTAGTGGACATAAAATGCTTGGACCAACGGGTATAGGCGTTTTATATGGTAAACGAAAATTATTACAAGAAATGGAACCTGTTGAATTTGGCGGAGACATGATTGACTTTGTAAGCAATTACGATGCAACATGGGCAGACCTACCAACTAAATTTGAAGCAGGCACACCATTAATTGCACAGGCGATTGGCCTTGGTGAAGCGATTAAGTATCTAGAAAATTTAGGTTTCGATGCAATTCATGAACACGAAAAACAACTAACTGAGTATGCTTATGAACAAATGTCTACTGTTGATGGCATTGAAATATATGGCCCGCCAAAAGAGCGACGTGCTGGAGTAATTACTTTTAATATTAAAGATATTCATCCACATGATGTAGCTACTGCTGTCGATACAGAAGGCGTGGCTGTGCGTGCTGGTCACCATTGTGCGCAACCATTAATGAAATGGTTAAATCA
- a CDS encoding thioredoxin family protein, with product MQHIKTNDDFNTTINSDNPVIVKFEAGWCPDCKAMDMWIDPIQEKYNDYNWYTVNRDELEDVAADNDVMGIPSLLVFKNGEKLAHLHSANAKSPEQVESFLAETFN from the coding sequence ATGCAACATATTAAAACAAATGATGATTTTAACACTACTATAAATAGCGATAACCCGGTAATTGTTAAATTCGAAGCTGGTTGGTGTCCAGATTGTAAAGCCATGGATATGTGGATTGATCCAATACAAGAAAAATATAACGATTACAACTGGTATACAGTAAATAGAGATGAACTAGAAGATGTTGCTGCGGACAATGATGTCATGGGTATCCCTAGTTTATTAGTATTTAAAAACGGGGAAAAATTAGCGCATTTACATTCAGCAAATGCTAAATCACCTGAACAAGTTGAGTCTTTCTTAGCTGAAACATTCAATTAA
- a CDS encoding thioredoxin family protein: MNVTKEQRVNVEEHFNEDKHLIFGYTPTCGTCKVSERMLDIANDILKLPITKIDLNLHPDFSQQHEIQSVPVLMVMSKGSELKRLYAFQSVPYLLENLKK; encoded by the coding sequence ATGAACGTAACAAAAGAACAACGAGTAAATGTAGAAGAACATTTCAACGAAGACAAACACTTGATTTTCGGATATACACCTACATGCGGCACGTGTAAGGTTTCAGAAAGAATGTTAGATATTGCGAATGATATTTTAAAATTGCCAATAACTAAAATTGATTTGAATTTACATCCTGATTTTAGTCAACAACATGAAATTCAGTCAGTGCCTGTTTTAATGGTAATGTCAAAAGGTTCAGAACTAAAAAGATTATACGCTTTTCAGTCCGTTCCTTATTTGTTAGAAAATTTAAAAAAGTAA
- the aroD gene encoding type I 3-dehydroquinate dehydratase, translated as MTHVDIAVTIAPETKLDEETLINLKKYNEDVDIVELRIDQWNDIDVNLIDTIQQQIKDLDKRLLITYRTSSQGGNGQLNGDDYYQMLNSLIKVNNYDLIDIEFDKNTDKEILATIISAAQNKDLEVVLSYHDFEQTPKLDELKHLYYKMQSFSPDYIKVAVMPKNKQDVTNLLMAMSDSADSVNPRVIGIAMSKLGLVTRTAQGVFGGTVSYGCLDTPKAPGQIHVSVLREQLKIYE; from the coding sequence ATGACACATGTAGACATTGCTGTAACAATAGCACCAGAAACTAAATTAGACGAAGAAACACTTATTAATTTAAAAAAATATAACGAAGATGTTGATATTGTAGAATTACGAATTGATCAGTGGAATGACATTGATGTTAATTTAATCGATACTATTCAACAACAAATTAAAGATTTAGATAAACGTTTGCTGATTACTTATAGAACTAGTAGTCAGGGCGGGAATGGTCAGTTAAATGGAGATGACTATTATCAAATGCTAAATTCATTAATAAAAGTTAACAATTACGATTTAATAGATATAGAATTTGATAAAAATACTGATAAAGAGATTTTGGCTACCATAATTTCGGCTGCTCAAAATAAAGACTTGGAAGTTGTGCTTTCTTATCATGATTTTGAACAAACACCTAAATTAGACGAATTAAAACATTTATATTATAAAATGCAGTCATTCAGTCCAGATTACATTAAAGTTGCTGTCATGCCTAAAAATAAACAAGATGTCACTAATCTCTTGATGGCAATGTCTGATTCCGCTGATTCAGTTAATCCACGCGTTATAGGTATAGCAATGTCAAAATTAGGTTTGGTGACTAGAACTGCACAAGGTGTCTTTGGTGGTACTGTTTCATATGGTTGTTTAGATACGCCGAAAGCACCGGGACAAATACACGTAAGTGTGTTAAGGGAACAATTAAAAATATACGAGTAA
- a CDS encoding toprim domain-containing protein, producing MTILNKVIVVEGKSDKTQVKKVLDEPVQIICTNGTMSIDKIDSMIETLYDKQVFILVDSDDEGEKIRSWFKRYLSESKHIKVDKQYCEVARCPKQYLSRILEKNGFIVKDEEQIDKAQLENIAERVSLIT from the coding sequence ATGACTATATTAAATAAAGTTATTGTTGTTGAAGGTAAATCGGATAAAACGCAAGTGAAAAAAGTGCTTGATGAACCTGTACAAATAATTTGCACTAACGGTACCATGAGTATTGATAAAATTGATAGTATGATTGAAACACTTTATGATAAACAAGTATTTATCTTAGTTGATTCAGATGATGAAGGCGAAAAAATTCGCAGCTGGTTCAAAAGATATTTAAGTGAAAGTAAACATATAAAGGTAGACAAACAATATTGTGAAGTAGCACGATGTCCCAAACAATATTTATCTAGAATACTAGAAAAAAATGGCTTTATAGTTAAAGATGAAGAGCAGATAGACAAAGCTCAATTAGAAAACATAGCTGAAAGGGTAAGTTTGATAACATGA
- the gcvH gene encoding glycine cleavage system protein GcvH gives MAVPSELKYSKDHEWVKIEGNTATIGITEYAQNELGDIVFVELPEVDDEINEGDTFGSVESVKTVSELYAPISGKVLEANEELEDSPEFVNESPYEKAWMVKIEITDESQLESLLSADQYSEMIGE, from the coding sequence GTGGCAGTACCGAGCGAATTAAAATATTCTAAAGATCATGAATGGGTTAAAATTGAAGGCAATACAGCAACAATTGGTATTACTGAATACGCACAAAACGAACTAGGAGATATCGTTTTTGTTGAATTACCAGAGGTTGACGATGAAATTAATGAAGGAGATACTTTTGGTAGCGTAGAATCAGTTAAAACTGTATCAGAATTATATGCGCCTATTTCAGGTAAAGTCTTAGAAGCAAATGAAGAGTTAGAAGACAGCCCTGAATTTGTAAATGAATCTCCATACGAGAAAGCTTGGATGGTTAAAATAGAAATTACTGATGAAAGCCAATTAGAAAGCTTATTATCAGCTGATCAATATTCAGAAATGATTGGCGAATAA
- a CDS encoding methionine ABC transporter ATP-binding protein: protein MIELNQIVKRYKTKKQEVLAVDHVDLNIETGSIFGVIGFSGAGKSTLVRLLNNLEEPTSGDVIIDGDNIGQLSKSALRQKRQKVSMIFQHFNLLWSRTVLNNITFPLEIAGVSRQQAKKRAKELIELVGLQGRENAYPSQLSGGQKQRVGIARALANEPTVLLCDEATSALDPQTTDEILDLLLKIKEQSNITIVIITHEMHVIRRICDEVAVMENGRVIEQGTVNDVFEHPKHQVTKRFVKDDLNDDFDESIDELNTLQPGDYIVRLNFVGNNTTEPIVSYITKTHNIDVNILEANIKNSKNGSIGFLVLHLPNVGTEQFDTFKENLESQHVSVEVLRHG from the coding sequence ATGATTGAGTTAAATCAAATCGTCAAACGTTATAAGACGAAAAAGCAAGAAGTACTTGCTGTCGATCATGTTGATTTAAACATAGAAACTGGCTCAATTTTTGGCGTGATTGGTTTTTCAGGAGCGGGAAAAAGTACTTTAGTTAGACTTTTAAACAATTTAGAAGAGCCAACATCAGGTGATGTCATTATTGATGGTGACAATATAGGACAGTTGTCTAAATCGGCATTACGCCAAAAACGTCAAAAAGTAAGCATGATATTTCAACACTTTAATTTGTTATGGTCTAGAACCGTATTAAACAATATTACATTTCCTTTAGAAATTGCTGGCGTATCACGCCAACAAGCTAAAAAGAGAGCTAAGGAATTAATTGAGCTTGTAGGCTTGCAGGGAAGAGAGAATGCATATCCTTCGCAGCTTTCAGGTGGGCAAAAGCAACGTGTCGGCATTGCGCGCGCACTTGCAAATGAGCCAACGGTATTACTTTGTGATGAGGCGACAAGTGCATTAGACCCTCAAACGACAGACGAAATTCTTGATCTTTTGTTGAAAATAAAGGAACAAAGCAATATAACAATCGTAATAATCACTCATGAAATGCATGTGATTCGTCGCATTTGCGATGAAGTGGCAGTAATGGAAAATGGACGAGTGATTGAACAAGGGACAGTTAATGATGTGTTCGAACACCCGAAACATCAAGTGACAAAACGCTTTGTTAAAGACGATTTGAATGATGATTTTGATGAATCTATCGATGAATTAAATACATTACAACCTGGAGATTACATAGTTAGACTAAACTTTGTAGGTAATAATACGACTGAACCAATCGTTTCATATATAACTAAAACGCATAATATAGATGTGAATATATTAGAAGCAAATATTAAAAATAGTAAAAATGGTTCAATTGGATTTTTAGTATTACATTTGCCAAATGTAGGTACTGAACAATTCGACACTTTCAAAGAAAACTTAGAGTCACAACATGTATCAGTGGAGGTGTTACGTCATGGGTAA
- a CDS encoding nitroreductase family protein, protein MELQDAIANRRSCKIFKRDMYIDDEALYQAIKQSSDAPNHGLREPWRVVHIAKDRLGDMSKAISDKAFPHQKDKQQDHYNTVTKLGGMLALIVKDDPRQKENLENYLAFGTFAQNLMLLLHEAHIGTCWKTPPYIFMPQVRKEFGVKDDESLVGFLYLTDMQDTMPHAPRHTNNIITKF, encoded by the coding sequence ATGGAACTACAAGATGCAATCGCTAATAGAAGAAGTTGTAAAATATTTAAGAGAGATATGTATATCGATGATGAAGCATTGTATCAAGCTATAAAGCAATCATCTGATGCGCCAAACCATGGCTTAAGAGAACCTTGGCGTGTTGTGCATATCGCTAAAGATAGATTAGGTGATATGAGTAAAGCAATTTCGGATAAGGCATTTCCTCATCAAAAAGATAAACAACAAGATCACTATAATACGGTGACAAAATTGGGCGGTATGTTAGCATTAATCGTTAAAGATGATCCAAGACAAAAAGAAAATTTAGAAAACTATTTAGCTTTTGGTACATTTGCTCAAAATTTAATGTTATTACTACATGAAGCGCATATCGGCACATGTTGGAAAACACCACCATATATTTTCATGCCACAAGTAAGAAAAGAATTTGGCGTCAAAGATGACGAAAGCTTGGTAGGCTTTTTATATCTAACAGATATGCAAGATACTATGCCACATGCGCCGCGTCATACGAATAATATTATTACCAAATTTTAG
- a CDS encoding GNAT family N-acetyltransferase — protein MVHFRILTHSDLMTYQQFITYVLHKGEDVFSCGIYDLELASEENLKPTLAQDNSNCIIIGAFSNEQLIAATTLCNIKIHGLSHKLFLENMAIIADDIEERKQLATQLIAQVFNYCKEQEIEIILASVASNNITAKVFFSDLDFELLTVEQHARKYNQHYVDQHWLVYHLKEIPS, from the coding sequence ATGGTGCATTTTCGGATTTTAACGCATAGTGATTTAATGACATACCAACAATTTATAACATATGTATTACACAAGGGTGAAGATGTGTTTTCATGTGGCATTTATGATTTAGAACTAGCTTCAGAAGAAAATCTAAAGCCTACCTTAGCTCAAGATAATAGTAATTGTATTATTATTGGGGCTTTTTCCAATGAACAATTAATTGCTGCAACGACACTCTGTAATATAAAAATCCATGGTCTTTCTCACAAACTTTTTTTAGAAAACATGGCTATCATTGCCGATGATATCGAAGAGCGTAAACAATTAGCTACACAATTAATTGCTCAAGTATTTAATTATTGTAAAGAACAGGAAATTGAAATTATCTTAGCTTCCGTTGCTTCTAATAATATTACTGCCAAAGTGTTTTTCAGTGATTTAGACTTCGAACTCCTAACTGTAGAACAACATGCTAGAAAGTATAATCAGCATTATGTAGATCAACATTGGTTAGTGTATCATTTAAAAGAAATTCCTTCTTAA
- a CDS encoding methionine ABC transporter permease, which translates to MGKSFGEIVQEMITMPNVQWSEVWQATYETLYMTVISTIFAFVFGIILGVLLFLSARSNSKTAKVFYSIVSFIVNLFRAIPFIILILLLIPFTSIVLGTISGPSGALSALIIGSAPFYARLVEIAFKEIDKGVIEAAWSMGANTWTIVRKVLLPEAMPALVSGITVTAIALVGSTAIAGVIGAGGLGNLAYLTGFTRNQNDVILVSTILILIIVFIIQFIGDWATNKIDKR; encoded by the coding sequence ATGGGTAAGTCATTTGGAGAAATTGTGCAAGAAATGATAACAATGCCAAATGTCCAATGGTCTGAAGTTTGGCAAGCAACATATGAAACGTTATACATGACAGTGATTTCAACTATTTTTGCGTTTGTTTTCGGTATTATTTTAGGGGTACTATTATTCCTCTCTGCAAGAAGTAACTCTAAAACTGCGAAAGTGTTTTATTCAATAGTGTCATTTATTGTTAACTTATTTAGAGCGATACCATTCATTATTTTAATTTTGCTACTAATTCCATTTACAAGCATCGTCTTAGGGACAATTAGTGGACCGTCTGGTGCATTATCAGCATTAATCATAGGTTCAGCACCATTCTATGCTAGATTAGTTGAAATAGCATTCAAGGAAATTGATAAAGGTGTTATTGAAGCGGCATGGTCTATGGGAGCCAATACTTGGACTATTGTAAGAAAAGTATTATTACCAGAAGCAATGCCTGCATTGGTTTCAGGTATCACTGTCACTGCAATTGCCTTAGTTGGTTCAACTGCAATAGCAGGTGTTATAGGTGCAGGAGGATTAGGGAATTTAGCATATTTAACAGGATTTACGCGTAACCAAAATGATGTCATCTTAGTATCAACAATTTTAATTTTAATCATAGTATTTATTATCCAATTCATTGGTGATTGGGCTACAAATAAAATCGATAAAAGGTAA
- a CDS encoding organic hydroperoxide resistance protein: MAVNYETKATNTGGRKGHVQTDDKAIDVAVIPPDQADADKGTNPEQLFAAGYASCFNGAFDLILKQNKVRGAEPEVTLTVRLEDDPDAESPKLSVDIDAKVKDVLSQTDAEKYLQDAHEFCPYSKATRGNIDVNLNVEVVS, encoded by the coding sequence ATGGCAGTTAATTATGAAACTAAAGCTACAAATACAGGTGGACGTAAAGGACACGTTCAAACTGATGATAAAGCAATAGACGTTGCAGTCATCCCTCCAGATCAAGCAGACGCAGATAAAGGTACGAACCCTGAACAATTATTCGCAGCAGGTTATGCTTCTTGCTTCAATGGTGCTTTTGACTTAATTTTAAAACAAAACAAAGTCCGTGGTGCTGAACCAGAAGTGACGCTAACAGTTAGATTAGAAGACGACCCAGACGCTGAAAGCCCAAAATTAAGCGTTGATATTGATGCAAAAGTAAAAGATGTTTTATCTCAAACTGATGCTGAAAAATATTTACAAGATGCACATGAATTTTGCCCATATTCAAAAGCAACTCGTGGTAACATCGATGTTAATTTAAACGTTGAAGTTGTAAGCTAA
- the sufD gene encoding Fe-S cluster assembly protein SufD, which yields MTTETLNISEAQLVEYSQAHNEPSWMTELRREALKLTETLEMPKPDKTKINRWDFDSFKQFETTGEAYNDLDALPQEVRAIIDVDKSENLIIQHNNSLAFTRVSQSAEKDGVIVEGLSEALVNHPDLVQKYYMKDAVSVDEHRITALHTALMNGGVFVYVPKNVVVEHPIQYVVLHDDENASFYNHVIIATEQSAEVTYVENYLSNASGEGNQLNIVSEVIAGPNSNITYGSVDYLDKGFTGHIIRRGTADADATINWALGLMNEGSQIIDNTTNLVGDRSTSELKSVVVGTGDQKVNLTSKIVQYGKETDGYILKHGVMRENASSVFNGIGYIKHGGTKSIANQESRVLMLSENARGDANPILLIDEDDVEAGHAASVGRVDPEQLYYLMSRGISQREAERLVIHGFLDPVVRELPIEDVKRQLREVIELKVNK from the coding sequence ATGACGACTGAAACTTTGAACATTTCTGAAGCGCAACTTGTTGAATATTCACAAGCCCATAATGAACCTTCTTGGATGACGGAATTACGTAGAGAAGCGTTAAAATTAACTGAAACTTTAGAAATGCCAAAACCAGATAAAACTAAAATAAATAGATGGGATTTTGACTCATTTAAACAATTTGAAACAACAGGTGAAGCGTACAACGATTTAGATGCATTACCTCAAGAAGTTAGAGCAATTATCGATGTTGATAAATCAGAAAACTTAATTATTCAACATAATAATTCATTAGCTTTTACACGTGTTTCTCAATCAGCTGAAAAAGATGGCGTAATTGTAGAAGGCTTATCAGAAGCTTTAGTTAACCATCCTGATTTAGTACAAAAATATTATATGAAAGATGCGGTATCTGTCGATGAACACCGTATTACTGCTTTACACACAGCATTAATGAATGGTGGGGTTTTCGTCTATGTACCTAAAAACGTAGTCGTTGAACACCCAATTCAATATGTCGTATTACACGATGATGAAAATGCTAGTTTTTATAACCACGTTATTATAGCTACTGAACAAAGTGCCGAAGTAACTTACGTTGAAAACTATCTTTCAAATGCAAGTGGTGAAGGTAACCAACTTAATATCGTATCAGAAGTAATTGCTGGGCCTAACTCAAATATTACTTACGGTTCAGTTGACTATTTAGATAAAGGCTTTACTGGACATATTATTCGTAGAGGTACTGCAGATGCAGATGCTACGATTAATTGGGCATTAGGCTTAATGAACGAAGGTAGCCAAATTATTGATAATACAACTAATTTAGTAGGTGACCGTTCAACAAGTGAATTAAAATCAGTTGTAGTAGGTACTGGTGATCAAAAAGTAAACCTTACTTCTAAAATCGTTCAATATGGTAAAGAAACAGACGGTTACATTTTAAAACATGGTGTTATGCGTGAAAATGCATCATCTGTATTTAATGGTATTGGTTATATCAAACACGGTGGTACAAAATCAATCGCGAACCAAGAGTCTCGTGTATTAATGTTGTCTGAAAATGCACGTGGAGATGCTAACCCTATCTTATTAATTGACGAAGATGATGTTGAAGCAGGACATGCTGCATCTGTTGGCCGTGTTGATCCAGAACAACTTTATTATCTAATGAGTCGCGGTATCTCACAAAGAGAAGCTGAAAGACTTGTTATTCACGGTTTCTTAGACCCTGTTGTTAGAGAATTACCGATTGAAGATGTTAAACGTCAATTACGTGAAGTAATCGAATTAAAAGTAAACAAGTAA
- the sufC gene encoding Fe-S cluster assembly ATPase SufC: MPSTLEIKDLHVSIEDKEILKGVNLTINTGEIHAIMGPNGTGKSTLSSAIMGHPSFEVTQGEVILDGVNILELDVDDRAKAGLFLAMQYPSEITGVTNADFMRSAINAKREEGEEINLMQFIKKLDKEMDFLDIDQDMAQRYLNEGFSGGEKKRNEILQLLMLEPKFAILDEIDSGLDIDALKVVSKGINEMRGDEFGSLIITHYQRLLNYITPDKVHVMFGGKVVKSGGPELAKRLEEEGYEWVKEEYGAAE; the protein is encoded by the coding sequence ATGCCATCAACATTAGAGATCAAAGACCTACATGTGTCTATTGAAGATAAAGAAATTTTAAAAGGTGTTAATTTAACAATTAATACTGGTGAGATTCATGCAATCATGGGACCAAATGGTACTGGTAAATCAACATTATCATCTGCAATTATGGGTCACCCAAGTTTCGAAGTAACTCAAGGTGAAGTTATTTTAGACGGTGTGAATATATTAGAACTTGACGTTGACGATCGTGCAAAAGCTGGCTTGTTCTTAGCTATGCAGTATCCTTCAGAAATTACAGGTGTTACAAACGCTGACTTTATGCGTTCAGCAATTAATGCTAAACGTGAAGAAGGAGAAGAAATCAATTTAATGCAATTTATCAAAAAATTAGATAAAGAAATGGATTTCTTAGACATCGATCAAGATATGGCACAACGTTATTTAAATGAAGGTTTCTCTGGCGGTGAGAAAAAACGTAATGAAATTCTTCAATTATTAATGTTAGAACCAAAATTCGCAATTTTAGATGAAATCGACTCTGGTTTAGATATCGATGCATTGAAAGTTGTTTCTAAAGGTATTAATGAAATGCGTGGAGATGAGTTTGGTTCATTAATCATCACTCACTATCAACGTCTATTAAACTACATTACACCTGATAAAGTACATGTAATGTTCGGTGGTAAAGTCGTTAAATCAGGCGGACCAGAATTAGCTAAACGTTTAGAAGAAGAAGGTTACGAATGGGTTAAAGAAGAGTACGGTGCTGCAGAATAA
- a CDS encoding MetQ/NlpA family ABC transporter substrate-binding protein, producing the protein MKKFLSLALVAILAVVLAACGKGGDDKKITVGASPSPHAEILEKAKPLLKDKGYDLQIKTINDYTTPNKLLDKGEIDANYFQHTPYLNTEKKDKHYKIESAGDVHLEPMAVYSKKYKSLKDLPKGATVYVSNNPAEEGRFIKFFKDAGLVKIKKGVKIEDAKFSDIVENKKDIKFNNKQSAEYLPKIYQNQKADAVIINSNFAIDQKLSPRKDSIALEKSKDNPYANLIAVKEGHKDDKKVKALMEVLHSKKIKDYINKKYDGAVVPAK; encoded by the coding sequence ATGAAGAAGTTTTTAAGTTTAGCGTTAGTTGCAATCTTAGCAGTTGTATTAGCCGCTTGTGGTAAAGGCGGAGATGATAAAAAAATCACAGTAGGTGCATCACCATCACCACATGCTGAAATTTTAGAAAAAGCTAAACCTTTATTAAAAGATAAAGGTTATGATTTACAAATTAAAACAATCAACGATTACACAACACCTAACAAATTGTTAGATAAAGGTGAAATCGATGCTAACTATTTCCAACACACACCATATTTAAACACTGAGAAAAAAGACAAGCATTATAAAATTGAATCAGCTGGTGATGTTCACTTAGAACCTATGGCTGTTTATTCAAAAAAATATAAAAGCTTAAAAGACTTACCAAAAGGCGCTACAGTTTATGTTTCAAATAACCCAGCTGAAGAAGGCCGTTTCATTAAATTCTTCAAAGATGCTGGATTAGTTAAAATTAAAAAAGGCGTGAAAATTGAAGACGCTAAATTTAGCGATATTGTAGAAAACAAAAAAGATATTAAATTCAACAATAAACAATCAGCTGAGTACTTACCTAAGATTTATCAAAATCAAAAAGCTGACGCAGTAATCATTAACTCAAACTTTGCTATCGACCAAAAATTAAGTCCACGTAAAGATTCGATCGCTTTAGAAAAATCTAAAGACAATCCTTATGCTAACTTAATTGCAGTTAAAGAAGGTCACAAAGATGATAAGAAAGTTAAAGCTTTAATGGAAGTTTTACACTCTAAAAAAATCAAAGATTACATTAATAAAAAATATGACGGCGCGGTTGTGCCAGCTAAATAA
- a CDS encoding arsenate reductase family protein: MIKFYQYPNCTTCKKAAKFLQAYGVSYEPIDIVQHTPTKSEFKEIIERTGLEVNKLFNTHGAKYRELGLKDKLGSMSDNDKLDLLAENGMLVKRPLAISGDKATVGFNEEVYKETWL, from the coding sequence ATGATTAAATTTTACCAATATCCTAATTGTACTACTTGTAAAAAAGCTGCTAAATTTTTACAAGCATATGGTGTTAGTTACGAACCTATTGATATTGTTCAACACACACCAACGAAAAGTGAATTCAAAGAAATTATTGAACGCACTGGCTTAGAAGTAAATAAACTATTTAATACACACGGCGCAAAATATCGTGAGTTAGGGCTCAAAGATAAGTTGGGCTCAATGTCAGATAACGATAAGTTAGACTTATTAGCTGAAAATGGCATGCTTGTAAAACGTCCGTTAGCTATATCTGGGGACAAGGCAACAGTAGGTTTTAATGAAGAAGTTTATAAAGAAACTTGGCTGTAA